The Verrucomicrobiota bacterium nucleotide sequence CAATCTGATGGTGGATTTGAATCCGGCAAACGTGAAGCTCCGCGATCGCGCCACGCGGATCGTTCAGGAACTGACCGGGGTCGATTACGCAACGGCACAATCCGCGCTCGAGAACGCGGCGTGGGTTGTGAAGAGGGCTCTGGTGAAACTCAATACCAGGTTTTCCCGTGCAAAACGGTCAAGGCCATGAAATGGGAGAACAAACTGGAGAGCACCACAATGATGACGCTCACCATGTAGATGCCGAAGCCTTTGGTCTGTTCGGGCCGCAAGACCAGAGCGACGCCGTGATACAGAACTGAAGACGCAAGCAAGGCGCCCAGAGCCCAGCAGGCCCAGGTATTCATTCCAGGCGCGGCATCCAGAAAGCGCGCGAGCAGAATCGGGCTGAAGCCGTAAGCCATGAGACTGAAGCATTGACTGAAATCCGAGCTGACCTGGAAGCTGTGCGCGACCCACTGCAGGCATTTCGCCCCAATGACAATGCTCCCGAAGAGCAGGAGGAATTGAGCCAGCGCATATCGCGTGGCCGTGCTGCCCGACACCTTCACCATGAAATCCAATCCGCTGCGATTCTCGCCCCATCGAGCCAAGGAATAGCCTTCAGCCGCCACCGATACCGCCAGCGTCGGGAGCAGATACACGCCCAGAATCCAAACGGCCCGTTTGCGCGCGAGCGAAATCTTCTCCCAGGCGCGAAAAGGCGAAAAAATCAATCGTAACGCCGTCAACATGCGAGCGGGAGTTTAAGGATCACTTCCCCAATAACAACAGAAATTGCAGAAGGACGGCGGGACGGCGAGCCATCCTGCCGAGCTTTTCCTCGAGAGCATCGGCCTGGGCCTCGCGCCACCTAACTCTGTGCAAAAATAACTTCCGGTTTTGGCGGGAGCGCCGCCTGGCCGGATGCAAGGCGCGAGGAGGGAGCATCCCCGTTTTGGGGCTGTGACCGACGAGCAACGCCGCAGCCGGCCAGGCGCCGCCCCGCCCCG carries:
- a CDS encoding YIP1 family protein, whose amino-acid sequence is MLTALRLIFSPFRAWEKISLARKRAVWILGVYLLPTLAVSVAAEGYSLARWGENRSGLDFMVKVSGSTATRYALAQFLLLFGSIVIGAKCLQWVAHSFQVSSDFSQCFSLMAYGFSPILLARFLDAAPGMNTWACWALGALLASSVLYHGVALVLRPEQTKGFGIYMVSVIIVVLSSLFSHFMALTVLHGKTWY